In a genomic window of Variovorax paradoxus:
- a CDS encoding aspartate aminotransferase family protein encodes MTLATPELAHPAPRTDAAWLEAHWMPYTANRQFKADPRLIVEAKGAYFTDHEGRKIFDGLSGLWCSGLGHGRPEITEAVSRQIAKLDYSPAFQFGHPLSFELANRLKELTPAGLDYVFFTGSGSEAADTSLKMARAYWRAKGQASKTRLIGREKGYHGVNFGGISVGGIGANRKLFGQGVEADHLPHTQLAANAFTRGMPENGAELADRLLDLIALHDASNIAAVIVEPFAGSAGVVIPPQGYLKRLRDICTAHNILLIFDEVITGFGRCGTLTGADAFGVVPDIMNAAKQITNGAQPLGAVIASKEIYDTFMAAGGPDYMLEFPHGYTYSAHPVACAAGIAALDVLQKEDMPARVKALAPHFENAVHSLKGSKHVTDIRNFGLAAGLTIAALPGEPARRPYEIAMNCWKKGFYVRYGGDTIQLAPPFISEKAEIDRMINALGDALAETN; translated from the coding sequence ATGACCCTCGCCACGCCCGAACTCGCCCACCCGGCCCCGCGCACCGATGCCGCCTGGCTCGAGGCGCACTGGATGCCCTACACCGCCAACCGCCAGTTCAAGGCCGACCCGCGCCTGATCGTCGAGGCCAAGGGCGCCTACTTCACCGACCACGAAGGCCGCAAGATCTTCGACGGCCTTTCGGGCCTGTGGTGCTCGGGCCTGGGCCACGGCCGCCCCGAGATCACCGAGGCGGTGAGCCGCCAGATCGCGAAGCTCGACTATTCGCCGGCCTTCCAGTTCGGCCATCCGCTGTCCTTCGAGCTCGCCAACCGGCTCAAGGAACTCACGCCCGCCGGCCTCGACTACGTCTTCTTCACCGGCTCGGGCTCCGAGGCCGCCGACACCTCGCTCAAGATGGCGCGCGCCTACTGGCGCGCCAAGGGCCAGGCGAGCAAGACCCGGCTGATCGGCCGCGAGAAGGGCTACCACGGCGTCAACTTCGGCGGCATCTCGGTCGGCGGCATCGGCGCCAACCGCAAGCTGTTCGGCCAGGGCGTCGAGGCCGACCACCTGCCCCACACCCAGCTCGCGGCCAATGCCTTCACGCGCGGCATGCCCGAGAACGGCGCCGAGCTGGCCGACCGTCTGCTCGACCTGATCGCGCTGCACGACGCCTCGAACATCGCGGCCGTCATCGTCGAGCCCTTTGCCGGTTCGGCCGGCGTGGTGATCCCGCCGCAGGGCTACCTCAAGCGCCTGCGCGACATCTGCACCGCGCACAACATCCTGCTGATCTTCGACGAGGTCATCACCGGTTTCGGCCGCTGCGGCACCCTCACCGGCGCCGATGCCTTCGGCGTGGTGCCCGACATCATGAATGCCGCCAAGCAGATCACCAACGGCGCGCAGCCGCTGGGCGCCGTGATCGCCAGCAAGGAGATCTACGACACCTTCATGGCCGCGGGCGGTCCCGACTACATGCTCGAGTTCCCGCACGGCTACACCTACTCGGCCCACCCGGTGGCCTGCGCCGCCGGCATCGCCGCGCTCGACGTGCTGCAGAAGGAAGACATGCCCGCGCGCGTGAAGGCGCTGGCCCCGCATTTCGAGAACGCCGTGCACAGCCTCAAGGGCAGCAAGCACGTCACCGACATCCGCAACTTCGGCCTCGCGGCCGGCCTCACCATCGCCGCGCTGCCCGGCGAACCGGCGCGCCGCCCCTACGAGATCGCGATGAACTGCTGGAAGAAGGGCTTCTACGTGCGCTACGGCGGCGACACCATCCAGCTCGCGCCGCCGTTCATCTCGGAGAAGGCGGAGATCGATCGCATGATCAATGCGCTGGGCGACGCGCTGGCGGAAACCAACTGA
- a CDS encoding LysR family transcriptional regulator, whose translation MQVKEGASTARSRAVLGQLSDMDLRLLKVFKSVVDCGGMAAAELELNIGTSTVSRHVKDLETRLGLVLCRRGRAGFALTAEGQRVYDETLRLLASVDAFRGSIDDIHNRMGGQLEVALFDKTATNPQARIGEAIARFAEVAPEVSLAVHVGSINAIEQGVLEGNFQIGIIPAHRSSKSLVYEELFGETMLLYCGRGHPLFEASHAKLTWLKLREHHFAGLGYHSPNMELSHRAQLSRKATGFDQEAIATLILSGRFLGFLPDHYAQVFEQRGLMRPVLPERFHYECRFVSLLRRSPKPSRAVLAFQACLTAAHRGR comes from the coding sequence ATGCAAGTAAAAGAAGGCGCCTCCACGGCCCGCAGCCGTGCCGTGCTGGGCCAGCTCAGCGACATGGACCTGCGCCTGCTCAAGGTGTTCAAGAGCGTGGTCGACTGCGGCGGCATGGCGGCGGCCGAGCTCGAGCTCAACATCGGCACCTCGACCGTGAGCCGCCACGTGAAGGACCTCGAGACCCGGCTCGGTCTGGTGCTGTGCCGGCGCGGCCGGGCCGGCTTCGCGCTCACGGCCGAGGGCCAGCGCGTGTACGACGAGACGCTGCGGCTCCTCGCTTCGGTCGATGCCTTCCGCGGCAGCATCGACGACATCCACAACCGCATGGGCGGCCAGCTCGAGGTGGCGCTGTTCGACAAGACCGCGACCAATCCGCAGGCACGCATCGGCGAGGCGATCGCGCGTTTTGCCGAGGTGGCGCCCGAGGTCAGCCTGGCGGTGCACGTGGGTTCGATCAACGCGATCGAGCAGGGCGTGCTCGAGGGCAACTTCCAGATCGGCATCATCCCGGCGCACCGCAGCTCGAAGAGCCTGGTCTATGAGGAGCTCTTCGGCGAGACCATGCTGCTGTACTGCGGCCGCGGCCATCCGCTCTTCGAGGCCAGCCATGCGAAGCTCACCTGGCTAAAGCTGCGCGAGCACCATTTCGCGGGCCTGGGCTACCACTCGCCCAACATGGAGCTGAGCCACCGCGCGCAGCTCTCGCGCAAGGCCACGGGCTTCGACCAGGAGGCGATCGCCACGCTCATCCTGTCGGGGCGCTTCCTGGGCTTCCTGCCCGACCACTATGCGCAGGTGTTCGAGCAGCGCGGACTGATGCGCCCGGTGCTGCCCGAGCGCTTCCATTACGAATGCCGCTTCGTGAGCCTGCTGCGGCGTTCGCCGAAGCCTTCGCGCGCGGTGCTGGCGTTCCAGGCCTGCCTCACGGCGGCGCACCGCGGGCGCTAG
- a CDS encoding phosphohydrolase, with translation MSLSLPDIVGLFETKGHAQYDGEPVTQLEHALQSAHLAEQEGADSALIAASLLHDLGHLLHDFGGTPTQQRLDDLHQYRCLPFLRALFDVATLEPIRLHVDAKRFLCAREPGHLEALSPDSQRSLQLQGGVFDSAQASAFEALPYAKDAVRLRRWDDTAKCADAKTPDLAHYVRHLEAALKPTAIAA, from the coding sequence ATGAGCCTGAGCCTTCCCGACATCGTCGGCCTGTTCGAAACCAAGGGCCATGCCCAGTACGACGGCGAGCCCGTCACCCAGCTCGAGCATGCGCTGCAATCCGCGCACCTGGCCGAGCAGGAGGGGGCGGACAGCGCGCTGATCGCCGCCTCGCTGCTGCACGACCTGGGCCACCTGCTGCACGACTTCGGCGGCACGCCGACGCAGCAAAGGCTCGACGACCTGCACCAGTACCGCTGCCTGCCGTTCCTGCGCGCGCTGTTCGACGTGGCCACGCTGGAACCGATCCGGCTGCACGTGGACGCCAAGCGCTTCCTGTGCGCGCGCGAGCCCGGCCACCTCGAGGCACTGTCGCCCGATTCGCAGCGCAGCCTGCAGCTGCAGGGCGGCGTGTTCGATTCGGCGCAGGCCAGTGCCTTCGAGGCGCTGCCCTACGCGAAGGACGCGGTGCGGCTGCGGCGCTGGGACGACACGGCCAAGTGCGCCGACGCGAAGACGCCGGACCTCGCGCATTACGTGCGGCACCTCGAGGCCGCGTTGAAGCCCACCGCCATCGCCGCATGA
- a CDS encoding FAD-dependent oxidoreductase, with translation MRPFWIEQALFNDGDLAPALQGECEADLCIVGGGFTGLWTAIQARQQAPALDIVILESDLCGAGASGRNGGCLLTWSAKFLTLRRLFGEDEAVRLVKASEAAVQHIADFCAAHGIDAELRQDGTLYTATSPAQVGTLDPMMRALEARGIHSYRTLPPEEVARRSGSARNLAGVYSPIAATVHPGKLVRGLRRVALAMGIRIHERTPMLDFSTGHPVVVRTPAGSVRAKKLVLAMNAWMASRFAQFERTIAIVSSDMVITERCPELLERSGLTDGVSVLDSRTFVYYYRGTADGRLMLGKGGNTFAWGGRMAKVFYERSPYEAELTQALRSFFPALSETPITASWNGPSDRSVTGFPFFGRLDGAPHIYYGFGYSGNGVGPTYMGGQILSSLVLDQDNAWTRSPITKGPLGYFPPEPVRYVGSIVVRNAIRRKELAEDENRQPWLVDRMLSKLANAAGKADKA, from the coding sequence ATGCGCCCCTTCTGGATCGAACAGGCCCTCTTCAACGACGGCGACCTCGCGCCCGCGCTGCAGGGCGAATGCGAGGCCGACCTCTGCATCGTCGGCGGCGGCTTCACCGGACTGTGGACCGCGATCCAGGCCAGGCAGCAGGCGCCCGCGCTCGACATCGTCATCCTCGAGAGCGACCTCTGCGGCGCCGGCGCGAGCGGCCGCAACGGCGGCTGCCTGCTCACCTGGTCGGCCAAGTTCCTGACCCTGCGCCGGCTGTTCGGCGAGGACGAGGCGGTGCGCCTGGTCAAGGCCTCGGAGGCGGCGGTGCAGCACATCGCCGACTTCTGCGCCGCCCACGGCATCGACGCCGAGCTGCGCCAGGACGGCACGCTCTACACCGCCACCTCGCCGGCCCAGGTCGGCACGCTCGATCCGATGATGCGCGCGCTCGAAGCGCGCGGCATCCATTCCTATCGCACCTTGCCGCCCGAGGAAGTGGCGCGGCGCTCGGGCTCGGCGCGCAACCTCGCGGGCGTGTACTCGCCGATCGCGGCCACCGTGCATCCGGGCAAGCTGGTGCGCGGGCTGCGGCGCGTGGCGCTGGCGATGGGCATCCGCATCCACGAGCGCACGCCGATGCTCGATTTCTCCACCGGCCATCCGGTCGTGGTGCGCACGCCGGCCGGCAGCGTGCGCGCGAAGAAGCTGGTGCTCGCGATGAATGCCTGGATGGCCAGCCGCTTCGCGCAGTTCGAGCGCACCATCGCCATCGTGTCGAGCGACATGGTGATCACCGAACGCTGCCCCGAGCTGCTCGAGCGCAGCGGCCTGACCGACGGCGTGTCGGTGCTCGATTCGCGCACCTTCGTCTACTACTACCGCGGCACGGCCGATGGCCGCCTCATGCTGGGCAAGGGCGGCAATACCTTCGCCTGGGGAGGGCGCATGGCCAAGGTGTTCTACGAGCGCTCGCCCTACGAGGCCGAGCTCACGCAGGCGCTGCGTTCCTTCTTCCCGGCCCTGAGCGAAACGCCCATCACCGCGAGCTGGAACGGCCCGTCCGACCGCTCGGTCACGGGCTTCCCGTTCTTCGGCCGGCTCGACGGCGCGCCGCACATCTACTACGGCTTCGGCTACTCGGGCAACGGCGTCGGGCCGACCTACATGGGCGGGCAGATCCTGTCGTCGCTGGTGCTCGACCAGGACAACGCCTGGACGCGCAGCCCGATCACAAAGGGGCCGCTCGGCTACTTTCCGCCCGAGCCGGTGCGCTACGTGGGATCGATCGTGGTGCGCAATGCGATCCGCCGCAAGGAACTCGCCGAGGACGAGAACCGGCAACCGTGGCTGGTGGACCGCATGCTCAGCAAGCTCGCCAACGCCGCGGGCAAGGCCGACAAGGCCTGA
- a CDS encoding GNAT family N-acetyltransferase, producing the protein MSGTPPVVLARRPATREDIPFLLALRQRTMNGHVVASGAEVSDAHHMARLMHRFECAEVLLHEGEPVGLLKVSRDPHEWVLIQIQLAPRYQGGGIGTGLLAEVVAEAERAGVDLTLSVLKANPARALYARFGFLVERESEFSYEMRRKP; encoded by the coding sequence ATGAGCGGTACGCCACCGGTCGTGCTGGCGCGCCGCCCGGCGACGCGGGAAGACATCCCCTTCCTGCTCGCGCTGCGGCAGCGCACGATGAACGGCCACGTGGTGGCCTCGGGCGCCGAGGTCAGCGATGCGCACCACATGGCGCGGCTGATGCACCGCTTCGAATGCGCCGAGGTGCTGCTGCACGAGGGCGAGCCGGTCGGCCTGCTCAAGGTGTCGCGCGATCCGCACGAATGGGTGCTGATCCAGATCCAGCTCGCGCCGCGCTATCAGGGCGGCGGCATCGGCACCGGGCTGCTGGCCGAGGTCGTCGCCGAGGCCGAACGCGCCGGCGTGGACCTCACGCTCAGCGTGCTCAAGGCGAATCCGGCCCGCGCGCTCTACGCGCGCTTCGGCTTCCTCGTCGAGCGCGAGTCCGAGTTTTCCTACGAGATGCGGCGCAAGCCCTGA
- a CDS encoding FadR family transcriptional regulator produces MTVGQHRPKRQKLSDVIVEDVKRWIVAERKQPGDRLPNEKELIELFGYSKSTVREALKALEVSGLISIRTGPGGGAYLQQVSVEHASEPLRNFLHFHHLDGHHIYQLRKALEPELAVSVVGRLTPEMLERLEENVRLCTKEPTSEDELRIQREAELAFHTILAEACPNPVLSFMCRFLNDLLRDLVVYKKALDHHHFGEANVDYHTQLLAAYRKEDAATVHRLMSEHMVDAEQHMHEMEAHIGAKHLLVPNAQR; encoded by the coding sequence ATGACAGTGGGGCAACACCGCCCGAAGCGACAAAAGCTCTCGGACGTCATCGTCGAGGACGTGAAGCGCTGGATCGTGGCCGAGCGCAAGCAGCCCGGCGACCGGCTGCCGAACGAGAAGGAACTGATCGAGCTGTTCGGCTATTCGAAGAGCACGGTGCGCGAGGCGCTCAAGGCGCTCGAGGTCAGCGGCCTGATCTCGATCCGCACCGGGCCCGGCGGCGGCGCCTACCTGCAGCAGGTGTCGGTCGAGCATGCGTCGGAGCCGCTGCGCAACTTCTTGCACTTCCACCACCTCGACGGCCACCATATCTACCAGCTGCGCAAGGCGCTCGAGCCCGAGCTCGCGGTCAGCGTGGTGGGCCGGCTCACGCCCGAAATGCTCGAGCGGCTCGAGGAGAACGTGCGCCTGTGCACCAAGGAGCCGACCTCCGAGGACGAGCTGCGCATCCAGCGCGAGGCCGAGCTGGCCTTCCACACCATCCTGGCCGAGGCCTGCCCCAACCCGGTGCTGTCCTTCATGTGCCGCTTCCTCAACGACCTGCTGCGCGACCTCGTGGTCTACAAGAAGGCGCTCGACCATCACCACTTCGGCGAGGCCAACGTCGACTACCACACGCAGTTGCTGGCGGCCTACCGCAAGGAGGACGCCGCGACGGTGCACCGGCTGATGAGCGAGCACATGGTCGATGCCGAGCAGCACATGCACGAGATGGAGGCGCACATCGGCGCCAAGCATCTTCTGGTGCCCAACGCGCAGCGCTGA